A region from the Bradyrhizobium erythrophlei genome encodes:
- a CDS encoding AMP-binding protein: protein MSEGRRSISFREFDAETDRLGNALLDAGLVPGDRVGVLLPNSIECLVAYYALAKSGLVRVSMNTRETIENHRYKIEDSGSRGVIHSGVSDLGVEIEIGPDALIAMIRDGRTEACAINRALDAPLRLGYTGGTTGKSKAVTLTTRGELAELTAFLTDLVPDIGQGDTFLHAAPVAHASGAFFLPALARGARSLIMGKFNPAEFLTLAESEKASLTFLVPTMLAMIMEEPELEKSKLNFRRIAYGASPISPSLLQRAERRFGRVFAQSYGQAESPMVITCLKPEDHDRVGSCGRPFTMVDVAIFDDDDKPLQPGEKGEIVCIGPQTMACYWNRPEQTAEVFRNGWLHTGDIGWMDRDGFFYILDRKNDMLISGGYNVYPGEVEDVLLAFPGVVEAAVIGLPDERWGDRVHAVVSGRPGLDAAALLDHSRASLANYKCPKGIEIWPELPKSSANKILRRTIRDRVISAGKTGAETCEEVIFLK, encoded by the coding sequence TTGAGCGAAGGCAGAAGGTCGATCAGCTTCCGCGAATTCGACGCTGAGACTGACCGGCTCGGCAATGCGCTGCTCGACGCCGGTTTGGTGCCCGGCGACCGTGTTGGTGTGCTGCTGCCCAACTCGATTGAATGTCTGGTGGCCTATTATGCGCTGGCCAAGTCCGGCCTTGTGCGCGTCTCCATGAACACCCGCGAGACGATCGAGAACCACCGCTACAAAATCGAGGACAGTGGATCGCGCGGAGTCATCCACAGCGGCGTTTCCGATCTCGGCGTTGAGATCGAGATCGGCCCCGACGCGCTCATCGCGATGATCCGCGACGGTCGTACCGAGGCCTGCGCGATCAACCGTGCGCTCGATGCGCCGCTCCGCCTCGGATACACCGGCGGCACGACCGGCAAGTCGAAGGCGGTGACGCTGACGACGCGCGGCGAGCTGGCGGAACTGACGGCGTTTCTCACCGACCTCGTACCCGACATAGGGCAGGGCGACACGTTCCTTCATGCCGCGCCGGTCGCGCACGCCTCCGGCGCCTTCTTTTTGCCCGCGCTCGCACGTGGCGCGCGCTCGTTGATCATGGGCAAATTCAACCCGGCCGAATTCCTTACGCTTGCCGAGAGCGAAAAGGCGAGCCTGACCTTCCTGGTGCCGACCATGCTCGCGATGATCATGGAAGAACCGGAATTGGAGAAGTCAAAACTCAATTTTCGGCGCATCGCCTATGGCGCGTCTCCTATTTCGCCCAGTCTTCTTCAGCGCGCGGAAAGGCGCTTCGGCCGCGTCTTTGCCCAGAGCTACGGTCAGGCCGAAAGCCCGATGGTCATCACCTGTCTCAAGCCTGAGGATCACGATCGCGTCGGCTCATGCGGGCGGCCCTTCACGATGGTCGATGTTGCGATATTCGACGACGACGACAAGCCCCTGCAGCCCGGCGAGAAGGGCGAGATTGTCTGCATCGGCCCGCAGACCATGGCCTGTTACTGGAACCGCCCGGAGCAGACCGCGGAGGTCTTTCGCAACGGCTGGCTGCATACCGGCGACATCGGCTGGATGGACCGTGACGGCTTTTTCTACATCCTCGATCGCAAGAACGACATGCTGATCTCGGGTGGCTACAATGTCTATCCGGGCGAAGTGGAGGATGTGCTTCTGGCTTTTCCGGGTGTCGTCGAGGCGGCGGTGATCGGCCTTCCCGACGAGCGCTGGGGCGACCGGGTCCATGCCGTCGTCTCAGGCCGGCCGGGCCTCGACGCCGCCGCCCTGCTCGATCACTCGCGGGCGAGCCTCGCCAACTACAAATGCCCGAAGGGCATTGAGATATGGCCCGAGCTGCCGAAGAGTTCAGCCAACAAGATTCTCCGGCGAACCATCCGCGACAGGGTCATCTCGGCTGGGAAGACCGGCGCAGAAACATGTGAAGAGGTGATTTTCCTGAAATGA
- a CDS encoding PEP-utilizing enzyme, translating into MARLYVDSDKFGYQAASPTVEAFHSAIKDIVRSKLAKSGGNWDSFVFDKSYDLITADDMRSVEKLLLVAGHKFDWSAAISPLERPDIYKPAAGTSDADLKTFSFEHADAKTAPADKNGRELRGIGDNVAKFPKNAVGIAHYIRSPDQVLKYLTEGVPVDAIAVIDDSGGTLTAPILEHFKGVICAGGSTRSHLGILTREYGVPCLMNAKISGIRNGDTVEIEVTAAAKTAEAYQKGVEMTANIWRLESA; encoded by the coding sequence GTGGCAAGGCTTTACGTCGATTCCGATAAATTCGGCTATCAGGCGGCGTCGCCGACCGTCGAAGCATTCCACAGCGCGATCAAGGACATCGTCCGCTCGAAACTTGCCAAATCCGGCGGCAATTGGGATTCCTTCGTTTTCGACAAATCCTACGACCTGATCACTGCCGATGACATGCGAAGCGTCGAGAAGTTGCTGCTCGTTGCAGGTCACAAGTTCGATTGGTCGGCGGCAATTTCGCCGCTCGAACGGCCGGATATCTACAAGCCGGCAGCCGGCACCTCGGACGCCGACCTGAAGACGTTCTCGTTCGAGCATGCCGACGCCAAGACCGCGCCTGCCGACAAAAACGGACGTGAATTGCGCGGCATCGGCGACAACGTCGCGAAATTCCCGAAGAACGCGGTCGGGATCGCACATTACATCCGTTCACCCGACCAGGTCCTGAAGTACCTGACCGAAGGCGTCCCGGTGGACGCCATTGCCGTGATCGATGATTCCGGCGGCACGCTGACAGCACCGATTCTCGAGCATTTCAAGGGCGTCATCTGCGCCGGCGGTTCGACCCGCTCGCATCTGGGCATTTTAACCCGCGAATACGGCGTGCCGTGCCTGATGAACGCCAAGATTAGCGGCATTCGCAATGGCGATACCGTGGAGATTGAGGTCACGGCCGCGGCCAAAACCGCCGAAGCCTATCAGAAGGGCGTCGAAATGACCGCGAACATCTGGCGCCTGGAGAGCGCCTGA
- the surE gene encoding 5'/3'-nucleotidase SurE has product MVQLSKHRVLIINDDGIHATGILLLEKIVRQFTEDVWVVAPDEEKSGASHSISMNVPVRVREIDNRHFAIKGTPTDCALLAIYEIMNMRPTILLSGINRGANLGEDITYSGTAAAAMEGALLGVPSVALSQVFTPLGQVPWETAEKYTPLILERLLAAEWQPNTFVNVNFPNTAPDAVSGIRVVSQGQRPPGSFIPEGRIDGRGVPYYWIKLAYKDGGFEPGSGLEAIRDNAVSVSPIQLDMTANAFRERLARSFT; this is encoded by the coding sequence ATGGTTCAGCTTTCAAAACACCGCGTCCTCATTATCAACGATGACGGCATCCACGCGACGGGCATCCTGTTGCTGGAAAAGATCGTCCGCCAGTTCACCGAGGATGTCTGGGTCGTTGCCCCCGACGAGGAGAAATCCGGTGCCTCGCATTCGATTTCCATGAACGTCCCGGTTCGCGTGCGCGAAATCGACAACCGGCATTTCGCGATCAAGGGCACGCCGACCGACTGCGCGCTTCTCGCAATCTACGAAATCATGAACATGCGTCCGACCATTCTTTTGTCCGGCATCAATCGCGGCGCCAATCTCGGCGAGGACATCACCTATTCGGGTACGGCCGCTGCTGCGATGGAAGGAGCTCTGCTGGGGGTACCGTCGGTCGCACTGAGCCAGGTCTTCACGCCGCTCGGCCAGGTACCTTGGGAAACAGCGGAGAAATATACACCGCTCATTCTGGAGCGCCTTCTTGCTGCGGAATGGCAGCCCAACACCTTCGTCAACGTCAATTTTCCCAACACCGCGCCCGACGCCGTTAGCGGCATTAGGGTCGTGTCGCAAGGACAGCGTCCGCCGGGCTCGTTCATTCCCGAAGGGAGAATCGACGGCCGCGGCGTGCCCTACTACTGGATCAAGCTCGCCTACAAGGATGGCGGCTTCGAGCCGGGCTCCGGTCTGGAAGCGATCCGGGACAATGCAGTTTCGGTTAGCCCAATCCAGCTCGATATGACGGCGAACGCTTTCCGCGAGCGACTCGCACGGAGTTTCACTTGA
- a CDS encoding tyrosine-protein phosphatase → MNRRRIELEGAVNFRDLGGYPAEGGRTMRWRTIYRSDSLSDLTDSDVCGFRELGINTLCDFRLSEESERKPNRLPSGHRINVVPLRFVPEGTLDMLSAIDRGQYGPADVEREVLIHYRKFVNDHASEYRRVFEVILSKDSLPLLMHCTSGKDRTGFAAAAVLLAVGVPREIIVEDYAMTNDFRRDIRHLFSNAVSKPTIDALTSANPRYIEAALDEIDARFGTTEAWLQSLGVSPSRRARLRDLLTE, encoded by the coding sequence ATGAACCGACGCCGCATCGAACTCGAAGGGGCTGTCAATTTTCGTGATCTGGGGGGCTATCCGGCAGAAGGGGGACGCACCATGCGCTGGCGGACCATCTACCGGTCCGACTCGCTCTCCGACCTGACTGACAGCGACGTCTGCGGTTTCCGGGAACTTGGCATCAACACGCTCTGCGACTTCCGCCTATCCGAAGAGAGCGAGCGCAAGCCCAACCGCCTTCCGAGCGGGCACAGGATCAATGTTGTCCCGCTTCGCTTCGTTCCGGAAGGTACGCTCGACATGTTGTCGGCGATTGATCGCGGTCAGTATGGCCCGGCCGACGTCGAACGCGAGGTGCTCATCCATTACAGGAAATTCGTCAACGACCATGCGTCTGAATATCGCCGCGTTTTCGAGGTCATCCTCTCCAAGGACAGCCTGCCACTCCTCATGCATTGCACCAGCGGTAAGGACCGCACCGGCTTCGCGGCCGCTGCCGTGCTACTGGCTGTCGGCGTTCCCCGCGAAATCATTGTCGAGGACTACGCGATGACTAACGATTTTCGGCGGGACATCCGGCATCTCTTCTCGAACGCTGTCTCGAAACCAACTATCGACGCGCTGACCTCAGCCAATCCGCGATATATCGAAGCCGCGCTCGACGAGATCGACGCCCGGTTCGGTACCACGGAAGCCTGGTTGCAAAGCCTCGGCGTGAGCCCTTCCCGGCGTGCTCGTTTGCGCGACCTCCTGACCGAATAA
- a CDS encoding sugar ABC transporter substrate-binding protein, with amino-acid sequence MAAKKPIFIVSAAALALSAAASFAADKPKVGIVAVNQNSPTINRMVVTATEAAKAKGWTVEGFDGQGDQVATNNAAMAFIDRGFNAIINIASPNPQMTAVINRAKEKNIPFVSTFSGLAPNITADIGSNNTADGVISATELVGRLGGKGHIVKLNWNVLPALRERDHGFKAVVADYPEIKVTDIEVKVPGQVDDAYNRVTNLLLSDPDINAIWTGWDELVAPSVRAIEQAGKQNSIIVVSQDGIPEVFDLIASGSPAKLTVAYDVDRMGTTAVDVTAAALDGKMPASKLVTLAPCLVTKDTAPAKGGKPKFGSCVLFSGEALAAKK; translated from the coding sequence ATGGCTGCCAAGAAGCCTATCTTTATCGTTAGCGCGGCAGCGCTTGCGCTGTCGGCCGCCGCGAGCTTCGCGGCGGACAAACCCAAAGTCGGCATTGTCGCCGTCAATCAGAATTCGCCGACAATCAATCGTATGGTGGTGACCGCGACCGAGGCCGCCAAGGCTAAGGGCTGGACCGTTGAAGGCTTTGACGGACAGGGTGATCAGGTCGCCACTAACAACGCGGCTATGGCCTTCATTGACCGCGGCTTTAACGCCATCATCAATATTGCTTCGCCGAACCCGCAGATGACGGCTGTCATCAATCGTGCTAAGGAAAAGAATATCCCGTTCGTATCGACATTCTCCGGACTCGCGCCGAACATCACGGCCGATATCGGCTCGAACAACACGGCCGACGGCGTGATTTCCGCAACCGAGCTCGTTGGCCGCCTGGGTGGAAAGGGTCACATCGTCAAGCTTAACTGGAACGTGCTTCCGGCCCTGCGAGAACGCGACCATGGCTTCAAGGCTGTCGTCGCGGACTATCCAGAGATCAAGGTCACCGACATCGAGGTCAAGGTTCCCGGCCAGGTCGACGATGCCTATAACCGCGTCACCAATCTTCTTCTGTCCGATCCGGATATCAACGCGATCTGGACAGGCTGGGACGAACTGGTAGCGCCGTCCGTTCGCGCCATCGAACAGGCCGGCAAGCAGAACAGCATCATCGTGGTCAGTCAGGACGGCATCCCGGAAGTGTTCGACCTGATCGCCAGCGGCAGCCCGGCCAAGCTGACCGTTGCCTATGACGTGGATCGCATGGGCACCACGGCCGTCGACGTGACGGCCGCGGCTCTCGATGGCAAAATGCCTGCATCCAAACTCGTCACGCTGGCCCCGTGTCTCGTCACCAAGGACACCGCACCGGCCAAGGGCGGCAAGCCGAAATTCGGCTCTTGCGTCCTCTTCTCTGGCGAAGCTCTCGCCGCGAAGAAGTAG
- a CDS encoding sugar ABC transporter ATP-binding protein, with amino-acid sequence MALSETLTSSPGPAYDLAVPVLEVRGLTKEFPGTRALDGVSLDVRHGEIHALLGENGAGKSTLIKCVVGAQRPTAGDILVDGKAVEFSGPHEAVAAGIAVVHQHSNLIASLTIEENIWLGEPLPRIAGILVDWRAVRTRAVEVMKYVGLDIPPDASVGELRPDQRAMISIAKAIASKARLIILDEPTTALLPHEVDMLFGQMRRLSREGHAFLYVSHRLTEVFDIADRATVLRDGRNAGTFERATMDRHAVISAIVGSQKSLRKGRPAAVTTERVVVTVDGLSGSRVDKVGFDLRQGEILGIAGLPGSGADETIDLLFGRTHRSGGTISVDGQPIRLRHPKDAIAAGIVLVPKDRLAEAIIHGYSVRENISLPSLANYIRDPILRFINRGAEDRAAMDVVERMRVRARSIETPIESLSGGNQQKAVLGRWLTTGARIFLLNSPTAAVDVGAKAEIYELIRTLASEGAAIIFTSAEVEEFPALCERVLIFSGGMIAGELTGDSVTEANIMTIAVGGTIGGHRD; translated from the coding sequence ATGGCCCTCAGCGAAACCCTTACTTCCAGCCCGGGACCGGCTTACGATTTGGCCGTGCCGGTGCTCGAAGTGCGCGGTCTGACCAAGGAGTTTCCCGGGACGCGCGCGCTCGATGGCGTCAGTCTCGACGTCAGGCATGGCGAGATCCATGCCCTCCTGGGCGAAAACGGCGCCGGCAAATCAACACTGATCAAATGCGTCGTTGGCGCGCAACGTCCGACCGCCGGCGACATCCTCGTCGATGGCAAAGCCGTGGAATTTTCGGGCCCGCATGAAGCAGTCGCGGCCGGGATCGCGGTCGTCCACCAGCATTCCAACCTTATTGCCAGCCTAACGATAGAGGAAAACATCTGGCTTGGCGAACCCCTGCCCCGCATCGCCGGCATACTGGTCGACTGGCGCGCGGTCCGGACACGGGCGGTTGAGGTCATGAAATATGTCGGTCTCGACATTCCGCCTGACGCGTCAGTGGGTGAACTGCGCCCCGATCAGCGCGCGATGATCTCGATCGCCAAGGCTATTGCGAGCAAGGCAAGGCTTATCATCCTCGACGAGCCAACGACGGCGCTACTGCCCCACGAAGTGGACATGCTTTTCGGCCAGATGCGCCGGCTGTCGCGCGAAGGCCACGCCTTTCTTTACGTCAGTCACCGGCTAACCGAAGTCTTCGATATTGCCGATCGCGCCACCGTGCTGCGTGACGGGCGCAACGCCGGCACCTTCGAGCGCGCCACGATGGATCGTCACGCCGTGATCTCCGCGATCGTTGGTTCGCAAAAATCGCTGCGCAAGGGCCGCCCGGCCGCAGTGACTACGGAACGTGTCGTCGTGACCGTCGATGGCCTTAGCGGCTCACGAGTTGACAAGGTCGGGTTCGACTTGCGGCAGGGAGAAATTCTCGGCATTGCCGGCCTTCCGGGAAGCGGGGCGGACGAAACCATCGATCTTCTGTTCGGACGCACCCATCGCAGTGGCGGCACAATCAGCGTCGACGGCCAGCCGATTCGTCTGCGCCACCCCAAGGATGCAATCGCGGCCGGCATTGTGCTTGTGCCCAAGGACCGGCTCGCCGAGGCGATCATTCACGGCTACTCGGTGCGCGAGAATATTTCACTTCCTTCGCTCGCTAATTATATCCGGGACCCGATCCTGCGCTTCATCAATCGCGGCGCCGAGGATCGTGCCGCCATGGATGTCGTCGAGCGTATGCGCGTGCGCGCACGCTCTATCGAAACACCTATTGAATCGCTCTCAGGCGGCAACCAGCAAAAGGCGGTCCTCGGCCGCTGGTTGACCACCGGCGCCAGGATCTTCCTGCTGAATTCGCCGACCGCGGCGGTGGATGTTGGCGCGAAGGCCGAAATCTACGAACTAATCCGCACGCTCGCGTCAGAAGGAGCCGCCATCATCTTCACTTCGGCCGAGGTCGAGGAATTCCCGGCGCTGTGCGAGCGCGTTCTAATCTTTTCGGGCGGCATGATAGCTGGTGAGTTGACCGGAGACAGCGTCACGGAAGCCAACATCATGACAATTGCGGTAGGAGGGACCATTGGTGGCCACCGGGATTGA
- a CDS encoding ABC transporter permease: protein MATGIDVRGGVRTARFDIIAFLARYGTILSLVLLLAIFSFARPDVFPSVRNLLNILNQVSILGIIAIGLTVCLVIGQFDLSIGALATFGGYFATRMLMETGIDTGYAVSLVCCLVLILAMLIGVLNGALVSYLGISAIVETLAMGFIVNGVILGISGSRTISPSEIPAAFKVIGQGTIFGVPNPVLVMIATGVILWLFLEHTQPGRNMYAIGGNKEAARLSGIPVKRYALVAMGICAACAALGGMVAAANLGAGRPQGVGETYLLNAFVAVFIGASTLRPGRFHVIGTAIGVLLIGVINNGLSTLGVQTYWQYIVQGVLLILALISASMVTLQRR, encoded by the coding sequence GTGGCCACCGGGATTGACGTCAGGGGAGGAGTTCGAACCGCCCGCTTCGACATAATCGCATTCCTTGCGCGCTACGGGACGATACTTTCCCTGGTCCTGCTTCTGGCGATCTTCAGCTTCGCCCGTCCGGACGTGTTTCCGAGTGTGCGCAATTTGCTCAATATCCTCAACCAAGTCTCTATCCTTGGCATCATTGCGATCGGTTTGACCGTTTGCCTCGTCATTGGCCAGTTCGATCTATCCATCGGCGCGCTGGCCACCTTCGGCGGCTATTTCGCTACCCGCATGCTGATGGAAACCGGGATCGATACTGGGTACGCCGTCTCTCTCGTCTGCTGCCTTGTGCTGATCCTAGCGATGCTGATCGGCGTCCTGAACGGCGCGCTGGTGTCCTATCTCGGCATATCGGCGATCGTCGAGACGCTGGCGATGGGCTTCATTGTTAACGGCGTTATTCTCGGCATCTCCGGCTCACGCACCATCTCGCCCTCTGAAATCCCCGCTGCCTTCAAGGTCATCGGCCAAGGCACGATTTTCGGGGTTCCCAATCCTGTGCTCGTCATGATCGCAACCGGGGTCATCCTCTGGCTGTTCCTCGAACATACCCAACCCGGCCGGAACATGTATGCGATCGGCGGCAACAAGGAGGCAGCGAGGCTCTCAGGCATCCCGGTCAAGCGCTATGCACTAGTCGCGATGGGCATCTGCGCGGCCTGTGCTGCGCTGGGCGGTATGGTCGCGGCCGCAAATCTTGGCGCCGGCCGGCCGCAAGGTGTCGGTGAAACCTATTTGCTCAACGCCTTCGTTGCGGTCTTCATCGGCGCATCGACGCTTCGGCCAGGCAGATTCCATGTTATCGGCACCGCGATCGGCGTTCTCCTGATTGGCGTCATCAACAACGGCCTGTCGACACTGGGCGTCCAGACCTATTGGCAATATATCGTTCAGGGCGTGCTGCTCATCCTCGCACTGATCAGCGCCAGCATGGTGACGCTGCAGCGGCGCTGA
- a CDS encoding cupin domain-containing protein: MAVFVTNQGLSRTDPAWQDLDEINGAANKGVRLAADITDEKAQVLFVDIEANGFIAMHSQPERSVCYIVEGEGAILVEGQPDITYASGDTITFAPDVSHGWRNKSTRTRLLVMVLL, encoded by the coding sequence ATGGCTGTCTTCGTCACCAATCAAGGCCTGTCGCGCACCGATCCTGCCTGGCAGGACCTCGATGAAATCAACGGTGCTGCCAACAAGGGCGTGCGGCTGGCGGCCGACATCACAGACGAAAAAGCGCAGGTCCTCTTCGTCGATATCGAAGCGAATGGCTTCATCGCGATGCATTCGCAGCCCGAGCGTTCCGTCTGCTACATAGTGGAAGGCGAGGGCGCGATACTGGTCGAAGGCCAGCCGGACATAACCTATGCCAGCGGCGATACGATAACCTTCGCCCCCGACGTTTCGCACGGCTGGCGCAACAAGAGCACGCGGACGCGCTTGCTGGTCATGGTCCTTCTCTAA
- a CDS encoding acetoacetate decarboxylase family protein gives MTHPISERAGKLDLSKKPPAGVPAFAPLYHPGPYQYRDNRCVIVVADAAADAIREVLPRELEPLDGNLVVWCLFICPDVPNIGAHSFAMPCIPVKYGDFVGQYVPYLYTSTEESLTCYREVQGWPARFGHVTIDEVQGRVRASLFRNGRHLIKVTATVAGDKIKQMDFLPIILYKEIPSLDGGSRDVGRLITTTSLFENLDFQAGPGTFVFDDKSDDPVTRLAPLSVSQVMHGTMDDLYPETFRILHQY, from the coding sequence ATGACGCATCCGATCAGCGAGCGCGCTGGTAAGCTCGACCTTTCGAAGAAGCCGCCGGCTGGCGTTCCGGCCTTCGCGCCGCTCTATCACCCCGGCCCGTACCAATATCGCGACAACCGCTGCGTGATCGTGGTGGCGGACGCTGCAGCCGACGCCATTCGCGAGGTCTTGCCGCGCGAGTTAGAGCCGCTGGACGGCAATCTCGTCGTCTGGTGCCTCTTTATCTGTCCCGATGTCCCCAATATCGGAGCGCACAGTTTCGCGATGCCGTGCATTCCGGTGAAATACGGTGATTTCGTGGGGCAGTATGTCCCCTATCTCTACACCAGCACGGAAGAGAGTCTGACCTGCTATCGCGAAGTACAGGGTTGGCCGGCCCGGTTCGGGCACGTCACCATCGACGAAGTGCAAGGCCGGGTACGGGCCAGCCTGTTTCGCAACGGACGCCACCTTATCAAGGTGACCGCAACCGTCGCCGGCGACAAGATTAAGCAAATGGATTTCCTTCCTATCATCCTCTACAAGGAGATCCCCAGCCTGGACGGTGGCAGCCGCGATGTCGGCCGCCTCATCACCACGACGTCCCTGTTCGAGAATCTCGATTTCCAGGCCGGTCCTGGCACGTTCGTTTTCGACGACAAGTCTGACGATCCGGTCACGCGGTTGGCGCCTCTCAGCGTGTCGCAAGTGATGCACGGGACCATGGATGATCTCTACCCGGAAACGTTCCGTATTCTCCACCAGTACTGA
- a CDS encoding cytochrome P450, producing the protein MVPSTIQFCLIVLSYKLYLQSLVKLVWHAEVAHLAEIHQFPDGKIVETLRFRADREPNKQLAFGYGADLCLGQHLAKMEMRILYEELLRG; encoded by the coding sequence ATGGTCCCCTCCACTATACAATTTTGTCTTATTGTATTGTCCTACAAATTATACTTACAGTCCCTTGTCAAGCTCGTTTGGCACGCTGAGGTCGCGCACCTTGCCGAAATACATCAGTTCCCAGATGGCAAAATCGTCGAAACGCTCCGCTTCCGCGCGGACCGCGAGCCGAACAAGCAGCTTGCGTTCGGCTATGGCGCGGATCTTTGCCTGGGCCAGCACCTCGCCAAGATGGAGATGCGCATCCTGTACGAGGAACTCCTCCGCGGCTGA
- a CDS encoding phosphotransferase → MNFLAPDPLQIDPEWMTCALRGAGAIRGTKVVDMTCKPVGNGLVGDSYRFGLAYEEVEPDAPASVIGKFPAADPDSRRSGSAHLLYLREVCFYRELAHTLAIHTPRPFVAEIDPETDDFVLILEDLAPFRQVDQLAGCSLEDARTVLAEAAALHASRWGDPALQSLDWLAVRPARASATVNETLPPIIRLFKDRYRDALEPELLALVEKLPEVLARSREDQSSPRTVQHADFRLDNLLFDVKGGARPMATLDWQTVRIGPGATDVAYFLSAGLDPSERRQHEADLVRFYHAELTRRGVRNYDWNHCWHDYRRQTFHGILMGVFSALSVARTERGDALFLKMTRGACEQALDHRSFDLWQV, encoded by the coding sequence ATGAATTTTCTGGCCCCGGATCCGCTCCAGATCGACCCGGAGTGGATGACGTGTGCGCTGCGCGGAGCTGGCGCCATACGCGGGACCAAGGTTGTGGACATGACCTGCAAGCCGGTAGGCAACGGACTTGTTGGGGACAGCTATCGTTTCGGCCTCGCCTATGAAGAGGTCGAGCCCGACGCGCCGGCCAGCGTAATCGGTAAGTTTCCGGCGGCCGATCCAGACAGCCGCCGTTCGGGTTCTGCACACCTGCTCTATCTGCGCGAGGTGTGTTTCTATCGCGAGCTTGCCCACACCCTCGCCATCCATACGCCCCGCCCCTTCGTCGCCGAGATCGATCCTGAAACCGACGACTTCGTCTTGATCCTGGAGGACCTGGCGCCGTTCCGGCAGGTGGATCAGCTCGCCGGCTGTTCCCTCGAAGACGCCAGGACCGTGCTGGCGGAGGCTGCGGCGTTGCACGCATCCCGCTGGGGCGACCCGGCGTTGCAATCCCTGGACTGGCTGGCGGTCCGCCCCGCTCGCGCCTCGGCCACGGTGAATGAGACGCTGCCTCCCATCATCCGTCTCTTCAAAGACCGCTACCGGGACGCGCTCGAACCGGAACTTCTTGCGCTCGTGGAAAAGCTTCCCGAAGTGCTGGCGCGCAGCCGAGAGGACCAATCGTCACCGCGCACGGTTCAGCATGCCGACTTCCGGCTCGACAATCTGCTCTTCGACGTCAAGGGCGGAGCGCGGCCGATGGCGACGCTCGATTGGCAGACCGTGAGAATCGGACCGGGTGCCACGGACGTGGCCTATTTTCTGTCCGCGGGCCTCGATCCGTCCGAGCGGCGTCAGCACGAAGCCGATCTGGTGCGTTTCTATCACGCCGAGCTGACCAGGCGCGGCGTGCGGAACTATGATTGGAACCATTGCTGGCATGACTATCGGCGTCAGACCTTTCACGGGATCCTGATGGGCGTGTTCTCCGCCCTCAGCGTCGCGCGTACCGAACGGGGCGATGCGCTGTTTCTGAAAATGACGCGAGGCGCCTGCGAACAGGCGCTCGACCACCGAAGCTTTGACCTCTGGCAGGTATGA